The DNA segment CTATTTTGTTACTTGCTGCAGGACACTCCTTTAGTGATGGAGTGTTTTGATTTCAACAGCAGCGGGAACCATGAACTAATAGGGTGTGTACCAGTAATGAAACTCTTCTCTCTTTAAGCTTATACCTATTTTCATCTTAATCTGGCAATAGAGAATTCTAACTCTAAAAATACTTCTATTacatcagaaaaattcagaaatcaGTCGACGAGCTTGAGAAACTTTACATTGGAAAAGTTGGAGAAAATTTACATATACAATCTTCTAGGAAGGGCAATGTAAAGGTACATATATAGTTGTATAAACATGTTCGATACTAAAACTTCAACCACTTCTAGGACAGGTTTTCGTGTCCAAATTTCGCTctcattaattatttttttcttctgcagAAGCTGAAAGGACAACTATTTGTGGATAAATTTATCCAGAAAACACAGTATAGTTTTTTGGACTACATTTCTAGTGGATTCGAGCTTAACTTTATGGTTGCCATTGATTTTACAGGTAGGTCAGCCTTTTCAATTGTTTTAGAAGACAAAAGTCTGATTTTTTAGCTTTCTTACTGTAGTTAGCTTACAAACTTGATTGATCTCTTATTGTAGCGTCAAATGGAGATCCTCATAGTCCAACGTCTTTgcattatattgatccatcaGGTCGATTGAATGCCTACCAGCAGGTAAACCATACATCACTTGAATCAACTGTGTCATATTCTTAACTAaatcaaatatttttcaaacttttccacAGTCGTTGCTCCTTGCAATACGTTTTTATAATGGCTCAATGAATGTTGTACAGGGTATATATGAAGTTGGAGAGGTCATACAGTTCTATGATTCTGATAAGCGTTTTCCTGCATGGGGTTTTGGTGGAAGGCCACCTAACGATGTTGTATCTCATTGCTTTAACCTGAATGGAAGCCGTGGTGATCCTGAGGTAACTTTAGCTACCAATGTCCAATGGAATTGTTACTCTttatcttttttcatttttttaattgatTATGTTTTGACATTTTCTTTGCAGGTTGAAGGAGTAGATGCTATCATGTCTGCCTATTCTAGTGCCTTACGGAACTTTAGTCTGCATGGTCCTACTTTGTTCGGGAATGTAATAAACAGAGCTGCACAAATTGCTGGCGAATCCTTGCGTAACCAGACAAAGTACTTTGTCTTGCTCATCATCACAGTAAGTTGGAGAATATTTTTGTTGAATCAGTTTTAGTTCCACTTTATTCTTTTCTCAGCTGATCATGAATTGCTTTACTATCTAGGATGGTGTGGTTACTGATCTTCAAGAAACCATAGATTCTTTGGTTAGAGCTTCAGATTTACCCTTGTCAATTCTTATCATCGGTGTGGGGGGCAACGACTTTAAAGATATGGAGGTAACAAATAAATTTCCAGCCAATCGCTCTAACTAACTGCCACTTCTCAAGTTCACATGTGACAAAGATGGTGACCTTTAACTCTTCTCTGAGTTTTTGGATTGACTCTGTTCTGGGGGATTGTTGTCACTTTTCTGTTTCTTCTAATATTCATATGCGGATTGCAGTTTGATTCTCAGGATTCTTATACTTGTATATGTTTGGCAGATACTGGATGCTGACAACGGCATCCGCTTACAAAGCAGCACTGGACAGTTAGCAACGCGCGATATTGTACAGTTTGTGCCTATGCACGAAGTTCAGGGTGAGTGTTAAATATCTTGAGATAGCTTATTATGTCCTAACATTGTAAAAGTCCGTCTATTGCAAGCAAGTAATATATTTGGTTGATCTTATGAACAGGTAATCAGCTGTCTGTTGTTCAATCTCTTTTAGAAGAACTTCCTGGGCAATTTTTGGCGTATATGCGAAGCAGGGATATTAAGCCGCTGAACGTCAATGAAGCCAAGGCTTCTGGTATGGCTGCTGCGGTGCCTCATGTTCCAAACTTTTCGACTGAACTGTTACATATGTGAAGAAGAACTCCTCCATATTCCAATCCTAAGCCAAATTGCCACTTGCCAGAAAATGTGAATAATGATTTCGCagggttttcttttgtttcttagtAGCTATTAGAGTATAGTGAAATGTTAATATGGTAGGCAGCGTTTTTGTACAGTTTAATAAGTACCTATGGCTCTTGTGTCTTGCTTTTTGGCAATCATCTTGTGAATAGTAGCTATTAGAGTATAGTGAATGTGGGGAAATCTACCTAATAAAAGCAAGATGATTGCTTTTTTGCAAGATATAGGTAGATTTCCCCACATTTTCCTAATAAAAATAGAGAATGTGGGGAAATCTACCTATATCTTGTCATATGAACATGTCCCAAATTTCCAACAATCTGATAAAATAGAAAGTGTAATGGTTGCCCTCCGAGCAGTATTGGGAGTATTTTTCACAAGGTGTATACATTGAGAATCTTCATTCCATAATTAGGAATTGTGTAGGTGTAAAGATGTGGGTTTCTGAAACACATATTTCCCGCAGCATTCTCCCAACGGGATAGGAGTCCGATTATcacaaattggttaaaaagaccaaaataaacaattcctgagtgaaaaagacatttaggttttgatattgtttaaatggacaaaaatgttaaaatagccaggatgtaaacagtttcatcctacccattttcaaatactttttcttatttttaatttacatcaggatgcatccagtttcatccttgctattttttaagtttaagccaggatgaatccagtttcatccttgctatttttttcttccatgtcacccataataatttttactcgtccattagaaccatgttttaaaatatttggaaaaatgactcattttccgttCAATTATATGCACACTGCACACTCCTCTGAAGATTGTAATTTGACATTTTCTTTTGATTGGTTGATTAGTTAACTCTTGGCCCCATTATCCTTCATGCCTTTAAAAACGGTATATttgatattttcttttgattGGTGGAGATTGAAATGTTACATGCACACTCTTTAAGGAGTGTGCACGAAATTGGACTCGCGGGGTAGATTTAACTAATGAATCTAGTAGGAATTCTTTTTCGGAAAACTTttgatttttgagaattttataacgAAAATAAATTACTCTAATCAAACATTTCTCAGGATGGAAATGAACATGATTTCGTTGGTCCTCTAATTACAAAAGAAATTGACGCTTTCGGGATTCCCATGTATGAAAAGTCGTCGACTACACATGGTCGTCATGATTGTATTTATTCCGACCATATTCTCTAACTATTACCAGACGTAATATATCCCATTCAAATGGAGTACATATGAAGTAAATGATTATTTTGCCAAATATCATACGTAGGATACGTGTTAGTTTGTGATTGGGTGTAAAAGTAAAATTTGGGAGAGATGGTATACTTTGTGCCACCCAAGTGAAAATTTTCATCTGGGCCCTGAATTTTAGTAAAATTTTCTTTTAAGTTTCTAGTGATTTTTTCCAAACCGCTTAAGATGTGCCGCCAATGAGTTGGGGAAAGTTTGAGCAAATCAAGTCTTTTCAGCCTCATTTAACTGGGCCCCTAAAAATAATTAGCAGCTctgaccaatttatacccacaccaaaaaATTTAGAAGGATTCTAAAAAAtggtgaaaatattaatttattgTTACTACTTAAAAACTTATTAACCCTAAAACCAAAATCAGTTTACTCTCTTTCCCTCCCTTCCTCTCCCACCTGAGTTCTCTCCCTCTCCTCCATTAtcgacacaaaaaaaaaaatattcgtcGATTCATCGTCGTAATCGTCGATAAGAAAAACTTTAAGACTGCAGTAAcaagccgggaagaattagaagaagaaatggcgccgattagaaagtaagtgaactaagaccctcatttgttttgatttttttcttgagTCTTGATTGTGAAATTGAGGTCTGGAACCGATTTTTTTCAGTTACAGTGAGTGGGTCGTTACTCTGTATTTTATTAAGCCCTAACGATTCTTCATATGCATGTTAactctatgaaaaatcgttaagctATATGATGTTTAAGTTAACGACCCTAATTCTTCTACTACAATTTTTTTCCCTAGATTTGGGTCGTTACCTCTGTAATCGAATCTATTGACGACTCTAATTCTGCTAAGAACAGTCTCTGTGTCTTAAAAACTGGAAGTGTcgtcaatatatatatattcgagTCGTCATTGAACTCTTATGGTATGGATTAGAGTCGTTACTCTTAGTTGAAGACCCTAGTTGCAAAACAGAAATACccactgtccaaaatattgatagGGTCATCACATTATTTGTCAGTGTCGTCTTGTTTTCTATTAGAGTCGTTTATGTTTTAAAGAATAAGGTGACGACCCTTATTCTGATAGCATGAAATAGTCAACtgatttgttccttttttgtgtgTGTTACCATTGTAGtaaaaagaaagacaagaaaCACGTGCCCACTCCTCCTTCCAAACCTCCCTGACACACCAGATACTTGAATGCCAGTCCATTCCGAGGAAAAAAGCCGAATGAGGTACCCTTGTCCATCGACGAACCAAGAGACCCCGATAATGATTCGTCGGATTCGTCATTTGGGAAGGCGTATGCGCGACATGAGGTGCTTCGTGGGAAATTTTTATGAGTTCGACCATTGCTAGTTTATCTTGGAAGGAACTATGTATAATTACGCCGTTTATGGTTAAATGTCTAAGTGCACCGttattatctattgtatttcatttccttcaacgCAACGCTATGCAAGATGTATGTCTTTTACGATTCAATaaaatgattctatgaaatcaaaaattatgaaaatccaGTGGAAGAGTCGTTACACCATATTACTACGACACCTAACGACCCTTCATAACATTTGCGATGGCTAGCTAGGATCGTCATTTCGTATGACTACAAATATGACGACCCTAATTGTTACATTTTACAgggagttttggttttagattcgTTGCTGTGTTAACCAAAAAACATAACGAATCTGGGTGACCTAGTTAAAAAGGGTCGCCAATC comes from the Papaver somniferum cultivar HN1 unplaced genomic scaffold, ASM357369v1 unplaced-scaffold_81, whole genome shotgun sequence genome and includes:
- the LOC113345533 gene encoding protein BONZAI 3-like, translating into MGGCLSDVRGGQQAVGGTETAGPTSSTATTTNDAIDYFYTSHGCQGLFTQLQLSLSAKHLIDMDLFSKSDPMAIVYAKRSDGMLEEIGRTEVIMNSLDPVWITKVSTVYQFEIVQTLVFRVFDIDTKYHKMPIKTLKLDEQDFLGEATCALSEIVKKQNKSLTLKLTVRNKQGVMRNQGTLTVFAEETITSRQAVEMVFRCSKLDNKDLFSKSDPFLRISRIAEGVNIAISKTEVVENNLNPTWRPVCLTSQQFGSKDTPLVMECFDFNSSGNHELIGKIQKSVDELEKLYIGKVGENLHIQSSRKGNVKKLKGQLFVDKFIQKTQYSFLDYISSGFELNFMVAIDFTASNGDPHSPTSLHYIDPSGRLNAYQQGIYEVGEVIQFYDSDKRFPAWGFGGRPPNDVVSHCFNLNGSRGDPEVEGVDAIMSAYSSALRNFSLHGPTLFGNVINRAAQIAGESLRNQTKYFVLLIITDGVVTDLQETIDSLVRASDLPLSILIIGVGGNDFKDMEILDADNGIRLQSSTGQLATRDIVQFVPMHEVQGNQLSVVQSLLEELPGQFLAYMRSRDIKPLNVNEAKASGMAAAVPHVPNFSTELLHM